The Deltaproteobacteria bacterium genome contains the following window.
AACCTGGTCGGCGAGCATGATGCGCGCCGCGTCCTCGAGCGGCGCACTCGCGTGGATCGACAGCACGAACGGGCTCATCACGTCCGCGACGCGCCCGCTGCCGACCGCCACGCCGTCCGACAGCTCGACCTTGTGGCCGCGGTCCAGCCGGTAGTACAGCGGATAGCCGTCCCGCTCGCTGCGATCCCGGTCCGGGTCGACGAGATCCGACAGGCTCACCACGCCGACCGGCCGGCCCGAGGGACTGACGACCGGAGCTCCGGTGATATGGCGACTGGCGAGCAGGCGGCACGCCGTCTCGAGGCTCGTGTCCTCGGCGACGGCATACACGTCGGGCGTCATCACGTCGGCCACCGTGAGCGTCCGTCCGCGCGCGTTGGCTTCGCTCGTCATCGCACACCACCTCCCGTCGACCCGCGCAGCAAGTTCGAGGCCAGCGCAACGCGACGCGTGCGCCCCTCGACGAGGAAAACCTTGCGCCGGCCGCCGGCATCCCCGCAATCGTTGCGCACGCCGACTCGCGCCGGAGGCCGCGCCTCCCGCGCCGGCGCCGGTGCGCCGCGACGCGTCACGCCGTCAGAACAGCCCGAACCCGGGCTGGATCGGATAGCCGCCGCCGGACACGATCGTCGTGAACCGGCGTTCGTCCGTGCCGGCGCGATGCGCCTCGCAGAACCACACCTCGCCGTTGGACGTGCGGCGCGCCTCGACGCACGCCGCGCACGGCTCCTCGCGCGCCTCCTCGTCGCGGTACGCAGCATAGTCGGGCGGTTGCACCAGCCACACCGAGCACGGCGCCATCCGCGCGATGCGCTCGGACACCGAACCGACCAGCCGCGATCGGCGACCGCCCCAGCCGTGCCGGCCGAGCACGATCAGGTGTGCCTCCGTCTCTGCCGCCACGTCGAGGATCTCCTCCCACGGCACGCCGGCGCGAACGTGCAACGTGACGTGGACGCCCTGGTCGGCGGCGAGGTCGGCCGTCGCCTCCTCGGCGCGCGCGCGCAGATGGGCCTCCATCTCGTCCATCCGCGCGTCCTGGTCGGACGTCTTGGCGAAGATCCCGCGCCCGATCGACACGACGCCGACGACGTGGACGACCGCCCGGTCGTGCCGGCGCGCGAGGTCGATCGCGTGCTGGAGCACGACGTCGGTCATGTCCGACCCGTCGACGGCGGCGACGATCACGTAGGGTGGCACGTTGGCTTCCAGTTGCTGCGACATCGACGACCTCCTGTCGAGCGCCACCACGCGCGGCGCCTGCTGACCTTGTGTGCACTGGTCGTGCCAGCGTCAACCGCGGCGCCGCCGCGCGGCGGTGCGCACCCCCGCTCGCGTCGTGCCAGCGTCCCCGCGGAGCGGCCGCCCGCTCGCGACCGGCGCGCTGCGGCCGAGGTGCCACCGCGGGCGCGGAGCCGGCGCCGGACACGCGACGGACTGCCCGAGCGGCGTCGCCGGCAGGTCGGCGCGCGCCGCCGGTGCAGGCGGCGCGCCGCCGCACGACCAGGACAGCACGATCGCCGCAGCCCAGCGCATGGCAGATGCTAACGCACCGCGCGCCGAACGGGTCGACCGCGGCCGCGCGCCGCTACACGAGCAGCGGGTCCGCCGCGATGTCGACGACGGCGGGACCGGTCGCCTCGATCGCGTCCGCGAGGGCGGCATCGAGTTCGCCCGCGCGCGACACCCGCGCAGCCCGCGCGCCGCAGTCCTCCGCGTAGCGGGCAAAGCTCGGATTGGTCAGCCCCGTCTCCCACACGGGCCAGTGGCCGGCGCGCTGCTCCTTCGAGATCTTGCCGAGTTCGCCGTTGTTGAGCAGCACCAGCGCGATGTCCATACCGTACTTGACGGCCGTATTGAGTTCGCCCATGTACTGGCCGAAGCCGCCGTCGCCCGCGACCGCGATCACCTTGCGCCCGGCAAACCGCGGGTCGCGCCCGCGCGTGGCCGCCCACGCCCCGAGCGCAGCGGGATACGCAAAGCCGATCGACCCCAGGTAGCCCGACAGCACGACGGACTGGCGCTCGCACTCGAAGTAGCGCCCGAACGAGTACGCGTTGTTGCCCACGTCGACGGCGACGATCGCGTCGGCCGGCGCCGTCCGCGTGAGGGCGGCGAACACCGCGGCCGAGCTCACGCCGGCGCCGCGCTCCTCCGCGAGCCGCGCGCTCTTCTCGCGGCGCCAGATGGCCCACCGCGCGGCGATCTCCGGCCGCTGATCGACGGTGTCGACCGCGCCGCCGATCGCGTCGCGCCACGCCGCGACCGTGGCCGCGACGTCGCCCCATACCGGCACGTCGACCGGATGAAACCGTCCCAGGCGCAACGGATCGCGATCCACCTGAATCGTCGGCTTCTTCGGCGTGATGCCGGTGTGGTTGCTGAAGCTCGCGCCGAGCACGACGAGCAGGTCGCTCTCGTTCATGAACCAGCTCGCCACCGGCGTGCCGCTGCGGCCCAGCACGCCGCAGCCGCACGGATGGCTGTCGGGAATCTGCCCCTTGGCCTTGAAGGTCGTCACGACCGGACACCGCAGCTGCTCGGCCAGCGCGATCACCTCCTGCATCGCGAACCGAGCGCCGTGGCCGGCGACGATCACCGGTCGCCGGGCCTTGCGCAGCAGCGCCACCGATGCGTCCACCGCGTCCGCCGGCGGCGCGATCGCGCGCGAGCCGATGCGCCCGGTCGGGCTGCCAGCCGGAGCATCCGGCCGCGGCACCACCTGCACGTCGTCGGGCAACACGAGGTGCGCGGGACCGCCGGCCACGATCGCGTGCTTGCAGGCGAGCGTGGCGAGCTCGGCGACGTCGCTGTCCGCCGCAGCCTGCGCGCGCCACACCGCGACCTGGCCGAACGCGTCGACCAGGTCGACCTCCTGAAACGCGCCGCGGCCGATGAGCGGCGTCGGCACCTGGCCGGTGAGCGCCACCACGGGTGCGCCGTCGACGCGGGCGTCCCACAACCCGGTGAGCAGGTTCGTCGCGCCGGGCCCCGCGATCGTGAGACAGGCGGCGGGTCGCCCCGTGAGCTTGCCGTACGCGGACGCGGCGAACGCCGCGGCGCCCTCGTGGCGGATGCCGTAGTAGCGCAGCTCGCCGGCCTCCTGGCGGCAGCGCAGCGCGTCCGCCATGCCCAGGTTGGAATGGCCGACCATGCCGAACGCGGTATCGACGCCCCACGCGACCAGGGTCTCGGCGATGACGTCCGCCGCGGTGCGCACGCGCTCGTCATCCTCCTCGACGCCGACGTAGACGCCGTCGTCGCGCACCTCGATCGGAAACGTGGGCACGCCGTCGTCGTAGCCGCCCGGGGGCTTGCCGGTGAGCGGATCGAAATCCCACCCGTGCCACGGACACCGCAGCATGCCGTTTTCGATCGCGCCCTCGCCGAGCGGCCCACCCTGGTGCGGGCACCGGTTGTCGAGCGCCGCCCACTGGCCGCGGTAGCGCACGAGACAGACCGTCTCGCGGCCACACGTCACGGACATCACTCGGCCGTCCGCGAGCGCGTCGCGTTCGGCCGCCTTGTACCAGACTCGCTTTTTCGCCATCGCTTGCGTCCTCGGTGGGGGGTGCCGGGCTATCGGATGCCGGCGCGCGCGGCCGCCGCCCGGCTCACGGCTGCACGCCCGCGTAGGGCACGCCGGCCAGGCAGTGCAAGTCGCGATTGCAGGTGACGAGGTCGGCCGGCGACAGGTCGGCCAGCCGCGCGTGCCCGCAGGCGCGCGCCAGCGCGCTCATCCACCTCGGCTCCGATCGTGAAGCCGGGGCGACCGTCGCCATGCGTCGCGCGCGCCGGTCGCATACGCGGCGCCACGCGCGTGCCGCGCGACCGTGCGGCCGATGGTCCCGGCCGCTGGCGTCCGCGGTGCATCACGCACTACCGACGCGACGCGCCGCCCCGAGGTTACACGCCGCGCCCGCCGGCATCGGGCCACGGCTGCGATCACGGCCGCGGTCCGTTCCGCGCCTGCGCTGCGGGCGCGTGTGTTCATGCGCACCTGCGCTGCGGGCGCACCCCGCATCGCGCAACCTCGCTGGCGCCCCCGCGTGCATCCGCCGCTAACGCGGTCGCGCGGTCGACCGCGCGCCCCCGAGCCACTGGCGCGCGCAGTCGACCGCCCGCCCCAGCAGGGTCTGTGCATCGGTGGGCGACTGCACGGTCGCGAGCACCGACGCGAGTTCGTTGGCCATCTGCCGCGCGCTCGGAAACCGCTCGCGCGGCGCGACGGCCAGCGCGCGGTGCACCACCTGCGCGAGCGCCACGGGGACGTCGGGGCGCACCTGCTCGATCGGGCGGACCTCGCCGCGACGGATCTTGGCGAACACGTCGACGTCGCGCTCGCCGTCGAACAGCGGCGCTCCGGCCAACCCCTCCCACAGCACCGAACCCGCGGAAAACAGGTCCGACAGGACCGTGGCGCTGCGCCCCATCGTGATCTCGGGCGCCAGATACGACAGCTTGCCCTTGACCGTGCCGGGCGCGGTCAAGCTGTGAATGCGGTCCATCGCGCGCGCGAGGCCGAAGTCACTGAGCTTCACGATGCCGTCGCGCCGCAACAGGATGTTTTGCGGCGAGACATCGCGATGGATGACGGGCGCCGGCTGGCCCGTCGGCCCGCGACGCTCGTGCGCGGCCGCCAGGCCGCGGAGCACGCCGACGCCGATCGCGGCGACGAGCGGCCACGGAATCGGATGACCCTGGGCGCGAAACGCGCGCACGAACGAGCCGAAATCGACGCCGTCGACCCACTCCATCACCAGGTAGTACGACTTCTCGTCATCCTGGCAGAAGTCGTAGACCTGCACGATGTTGGGGTGTTGGAGGTCGGAGCCGACGCGCGCCTCCTCGACGAACATGTCGATGTAATTTTTGATCGCGCGAAACTCGGCCTTCATCTTCTTGACGGCGACCTCGCGCGAAAACCCCGCCGCGCCGTACATGCGCGCGCGCCACACGGTCGCCATTCCGCCCTCCCCCGCCAGCTCGCGCAACTCGTACTTGCCCGCGATCACGCGGCCGACGTTGTGCTGCAGCGATAGGCGGTCGCCCGTCACGTCGCCTCCCGCCCGACGCGCAGCCGACACCGCGCACCGCCGACCGCCCGCCCGTCGCGTCCCCGTTGCGTCGTCATCGGCATCGCAAAGCGGGCGCCATCGTACCACCGCCGGCGCCGCCCCTCCCTCGCGGCGAGGTCTATAATGGCGCGGACGTGAAGGACACGGGGGACGCGGAATTCGGCGGGACCGACCGGTTCGCCGTGCGCCGGCGGATCGGCGCCGGCGGAATGGGCATCGTGTACGAGGCCCACGACCGCGAGCGAGACGCCCCGGTCGCGCTGAAGACCTTGCGGCGCATCAACGCGCAGGGGCTGTATCGGCTCAAGCAGGAGTTTCGCGCGCTGCGCGACCTGCAACACCCGAACCTCGTGTCGCTCGGGGAGTTGGTCGAAGACGGCGGCCACTGGTTCTTCACGATGGAACTGGTGCCCGGGCGCGACTTTCTGTCGTACGTCCGCCCGCGCGCGCTCGCGTCCGGTAGCCTGTGGGCCGCGCCGGTGCTGCCGAGCGCGCTGCGCGACACCGTGCGGGACACCGCCGATTTCGCCCGCCCGGCGTTCGACGAAGATCGCCTGCGCGACGCGCTCGGCCAGCTCGCCCGCGGCCTGCGCGCGCTGCACGGCGCCGGCAAGGTCCATCGCGACATCAAGCCGAACAACATCATCGTCACCGACCAGGGGCGCGTCGTGTTGCTCGACTTCGGCCTGGCGCTCGACACCACCGACGCGGACGACTCGACCGAGCAGGCCGTCGTCGGGACCGTCGCGTACATGGCGCCGGAGCAGGCGGCGTCCAAACCGGTCGGGCCGCCGGCCGATTGGTACAGCGTCGGCGTGCTGCTGTACGAGGCGCTCACCGGCGAGGTCCCGTTCGACGGCGCCGCGCTGTCGGTCATGATGGAGAAGCAGCGCACGCCGCCGCGGCCGCCGTCGGAGCTGGTGTCCGGCATCCCGCCCGACCTCGAGCGCCTGTGCCTCGATCTGCTCGCGTTCGATCCGGCCGCTCGACCGGACGGCGACGAGGTGCTCCGGCGCCTGGCGCTGCCCGTCGGCGACGACGCATCGCCGCCCGCGCGCGCGTCGTCGTCGCTCGCGTCGCCGCCGTTCGTCGGCCGCGCGCGCGAGCTGGACGCGTTGCGCGCCGCGTTCGAGCGCACGCGGGGGGGCGCGGGCGCGACCGTCATCGTCGCCGGCGAGTCGGGCGTCGGCAAGACCGCGCTCATCCACCACTTCACGAGATCGCTTACCTGGGAGGGCGAACCGGTCGTCGTGCTGCGGGGCCGCTGCTACGAGCGCGAGAGCGTACCGTTCAAGGGGCTCGACGGCGTGGTCGACGCCCTGTCTCGGTTCTTGCGCCGGCTGCCTCGGTCGGACGCCGCGGGCATGCTGCCGCGCCACGCGTCGCTGCTGCCGCAGATCTTCCCGGTGCTCGGCCGGGTCGAGTGCATCGCCGGCGCGCCCCGGCCGTTGCAGCCGATTCAGGACCCGCGCGAGCTGCGGAACCGCGCGTTTGGTGCGCTGCGCGAGCTGTTCTGCAAGCTCGCCGAGCGGTTCCCGATCGTCGTGGTCATCGACGACTTGCAGTGGACCGACGCCGACAGCTTGCTGCTGCTGGGCGACCTCGTCCGGCCGCCCGACGCGCCGCCGCTGCTGTTGATCGCGTCCGTGCGCAGCGAAGCCGCACACGTGGTCGACTCGATTCCCGGTCCGGTCATTCGCATCCACCTCGACCGCCTGCCGCCGGACGAAGCGCGCGCTCTCGCCGAACAGCTGCTCGCCCGGCGCAACCTCGACCGCCGCGACGCGATCGACGCCATCGCCGACGAGGCAAACGGCCACCCGCTGTTCATCGACGAGCTGGTCCGCCACGCCGCCGACTCGACCTCCGGGGACAGTTCGATCAGCCACCTGCGCCTCGACGAGGCGATCCTCGAACGCGTCGATCGCCTCGACGCGCGCAGCCGGCGCCTGCTCGACCTCGTCTGCCTGGCCGCCGCGCCGATCTCGCAAGCGGTGCTGGCGCAGGCGGCCGAAGTACCGGGGGCGGATGCGTCGCGCGATCTCGCCACCCTGCGCGTCGCCAACCTCGTGCGCGCCGCGCGCGCGTCCGACCGCTACGAGCCCTACCACGACCGCATTCGCGAGGCCGTGTCGTCGGTGATGGCCGATGACCGGCGGCGCGCGTACCACGCCCGACTGGCGCTGGCGCTCGAGGCGTCGGACGACCCGAGCCGTACGCCCGAGGTGCTCGTCTACCACCTCGAAGCGGCCGGGCGGGTCGCCGACGCCACCGCCCACGCCGAAGAGGCGGCCCGCCGCGCCAGCCACGGTCTCGCGTTCGAGCGGGCGGCCGAGCTGTACCGCACGGCCCTGCGCCTCGGCGACTACGACGCCGACAAGCGCCGCAAGCTGCTCATCGCGCTGGGCGAGGCGCTGGCCAACGCCGGCCGCGGGCCGGAGTCCGCCGAGGTGAACCTGCAGGCCGCCGAGGGCGCGGACCCGACGACGCGCCTCGAGTGCCAGCGCCGCGCCGCCGAGCAACTGCTGATCAGCGGCCACATCGAGCGCGGGCTCGACGCGCTCGAGCGCGTCCTCGCGGAGATCGGCGAGAAGCTGCCGAAGACCCCCGCGCGCGCCCTCGCGTCGGTGTTGTGGTCGCGCGCGCGCTTGCGCCTTCGCGGGCTCGACTTCACCGAACGGCACGAGTCGGAGATTGCGGCGCACGTGCTCACCCGCATCGACGTCTACAAGAGCGTCGCCCACGGCCTCGGCGTGGTCGACACGATCCGCGGCGTGGACTTCCAGCACCGCGGCCTGCTGCTCGCGCTGCAGACGGGCGAACCGTTTCGCGTCGGCCGCGCGCTGCTCGAGGGCGGCGCGTACCTCGCCGTCCAGGGGGGGCGCGCGGTCAAGCGCGGGCGCGAACTGGTCCACCGCGCCGCCGACATCGCCGAACGAACCGGCGACCCGTACCTGAAGGCGCTCACCGCCGGGGTCGACGGCGTCGCGAGCTACTACGAGGGACGACTCCGGCCTGCATACGAGCGGCTGCGCACCGCCGAGACCACGTTCGTCGAACAGACCCACGGCGCGACGTGGGAGCTGAACACGGTCCGCCTGTTTCGCATGTTCGTGTTGCGCCGCCTCGGCTGGTGGACCGAGATCGCCAAGTGTTTCGACGACTACGTCCGCGACGCCATGCGCCGCGGCGACAACCACATGGAGACGTCGCTGCGCTGGTCGTGCAACGACGTGTGGCTCGCCCGCGGCGACGTCGACCAGGCAAAAGCCGATCTCGAGTCGAAGACGTGGCTGCCGCCGGAAGGTCGGTTTCACCTACAACACTTCTACGCGCTGCGCGCCCGCGCCGAGATCGCGCTGTACACGGGCGAGGCGCGCGGATTTCGCGAGCGCATGGCGGACCAGTTCCGCGCCCTGCGCCGATCCATGCTGTTGCGCATCCACGACGTGCGCGCGGAGGTTCACTTCGCGCTGGCGCGCTGCGCGCTCGTCGACGGCGACCTGCGGACGGCCGCGAAGCTCGCGCGCACGTTGCGCGACGACGGCGTATCGTTTGCGGTCGCCTGGGGCATCCTGGTCGACGCGATGGTGCTCGCGGCGAGCGGCCAGTCGGCCAAAGCGCGCCGCCGCCTGCGCGAGGCGATCCTGTTTACCGAGGAAGTCAACATGCGGCTGTTCAACGCGGTGGCGCGCCGCCACCTCGGCCGGCTGATCGGCGGCGCCGAGGGCGATGCGCACGTCGCCGCGGCCGACCGCGTGTTCGCCGACGAGTCGATCGCCGAACCGGAGCGGTTCGCCGAAGTCTGCTGCCCGTTTGTGGCACAATCCGCGCGTGGCACTGCATGACGACGTCCGCTGGCTCGGCGCGGCGCTCGGCGACGCGATCCGGCGACTCGCGGGCGAGGACGTCTATCGCGCGGTGGAGGCGCTGCGCGTCGCGTGCCGCGCGCGCCGGCGTCACGAGCCCGATGCGCCGTCGCTCGACGCTCTGCGCGCCGAGGTGGACGCGATGCCGCTGTCGCTGGCGGCGCAGGTCGCTCGTGCGTTCGGCGTCTACTTCTTGTTGATCAACACCGCCGAACAGGTCGACCGCGCGCGCCGGCGCCGCGCACACCAGCGCCGCCATCACGCCGAGCCGCCGCAACCCGGTTCCGTGCATTGGGCGATCGAGGAGTTGGCTCGCCGGGGCAAGACGGCGGCGGACGTCGCCGACGCGCTCGCGCGCCTGGACGTTCGGCCGGTTCTCACCGCTCATCCGACCGAGGCGACGAGGCGCACGCTGCTCGGCCTACAGGCGCGCGTCGCGTCGCTGCTGCTCGATCGCGACGACGCGTCCGACGTCGAGCGCGCTTCGATCGAGCGCGACCTCGAAGCGGAGATCGAGCTATTGTGGCTCACGTCGGCGGTGCGCGCCGATCGGCCGCAGGTCGCCGACGAGATCGGCACCGTGTCCTGGTATCTCGAGGACCGGTTCTTCGCCGCCGCCGGCCGCGTGGTCGGTCGCGTCGAGGAAGCCTACGAGGCGGTGTTCGGGCGCCCGCTCGGCGACGTGCGGCCGCTGCGGTTCGGCAGTTGGGTCGGCGGCGACCGCGACGGCAATCCGTTCGTGACCCCGGAGGTCACGGTCGCCGCGTCGCGGCGCAACGCGTGGGCGCTGCTCGGCCGGTACGTCGACGCCGTCGACGACCTGATCGAACGGCTGTCGCTGTCGAGCCGCGTGGCCGGGCCGTTTTCCGAGTTGCGCGCGTCGCTCGTGCGCGACCGCGAGGACCTGCCCGACGTATGGGAGGCCAACCGACGCCGCGATCGAGACGAACCGATCCGACTGAAGCTGAGCTTCATGCGCGCGCGGCTCGAAGCGACCCGCGCCGCGATCGCGGCCCGCTATGCCGGGCGCGAGCCCGTCGACCTGGCAGCCACCTATCCCGATGCGGCGGCATTCGAGCGCGACATCCGCATCGTCGAGGCTGCGCTGGCCGAAGCCGGCGCCACCCGCTCCATCCGCGCACACATCCGCCCCTTGCTGCGCCGGCTGCGCATCTTCGGTTTTCACGGCTACCTGCTCGACGTTCGCGAGGACGCCGCCGTCCACACCGCCGCCGTCGATGCCATCGCGAGCGCGACCGGCACCGACCTGTCGACCACCGATGCGCTCACCGGCGAGCTGCTCAGCCGCCGCCCGTTGGTCGGCCCCAACGTGCCGCTCGACGCCGCGACGCGGCGCACGATCGACGTGTTTCGCGCGATCGACCGCATTCAGGACGAGGTCGACCCGGACGCCGCACAGACCTACATCGTGTCGATGACGCGCGGCGCCGACGACCTGCTGCGGGTCCTGTTGTTGGCGCGCGAGGTCGGCCTCGTGGACCTGGCCGGCGATCCGCCGCGATCGCACATCGACGTCGTGCCGCTGTTCGAGACGCGAGCCGATCTCGTCGCGGCCCCCGCGATCGTGCGCGCGCTGTTCGACAACCGGGCATACGCGCGCCAGCTCGCCGCGCGCGGCCGCCGCCAGGAGATCATGATCGGCTACTCCGACTCGGCCAAGGACGCGGGCATCCTCCCGGCGGCGTGGTCGCTGTACCGCGCGCAGACGGCGCTGGCCGACCTGTGCCGCGACGCCGGCGTCGCGTTGACCCTGTTTCACGGCCAGGGCGGCACGGTGGGTCGCGGCGGCGGTTCGCCCGTGTACCGGGCGCTGACCGCGCTGCCGCCCGCCACCGTCGACGGTCGCATCAAGATCACCGAGCAGGGCGAGGTCATCTCGCAGAAGTACGGCCTGCCGCCGATCGCGCGCCGCAGCCTCGAGGTCGTGATCACCGGCACCCTGATGACGTCGTTCGACGACTGGCGCACGCGCGTCGAGCCGGGCGAGGTGGACCGGTTCTTCGCGACCATGGAGCGACTAGCCGAACTCGCGCTGCCGGTGTTCCGCGCGCGGGTTCACGACGACCCGCTCCTGTTCGAGCTGTTCAACCGCTGCACGCCCGTCAAGGAGCTGGCGAACGTGCACTTCGGATCCCGCCCCGCATACCGGGAGCGCGGCGCGGGCACGATGAAGGGCATCCGCGCGATCCCGTGGGTGTTCGGCTGGACGCAAATCCGCCTGATGTTGCCCGGGTGGCTCGGCGTCGGCACCGCGCTCGCCGAGGTGGCGGCCGAACCGGGCGGCCTCGATCTGCTGCGGCGCATGGCGCGCACCTGGCCGTTTTTCGACGACCTGCTCGCGAAGATCGAGATGGTCTGCGCCAAGGCGGACCCGGACATCGCCAGGCTGTACGTCGCGGCGCTCGGCGGCGACCCGCGGTTCGACGCCCTGCTCGACGACCTCATCGCAGAGTACCGCCGCACGGTCGACGCGCTGCTCGCGATCCGGCAGACCGATCATCTGTTGTCGGATCAACCTCAGCTTCGCGTGGCACTCGCCCTGCGCGATCCCTACATCGACCCGCTGTCGCTGTTGCAGATATCGCTGCTGTCGCGCAAACGCGCCGCAGCCGCGGACTCCGCCGACCTCGCCATGATCGACCTCGCGCTCAGCTCGACCCTCAACGGCATCGCGCAGGGGCTCAAGAACACCGGATGAACGACACCGACAAACTGGCATTCGAGAAGATGGTCGCCGGCCTGTTGATGAACGCCGTCGCGCAGGAGCAGCGCCACGTCATGCGCTGCGCGGCCCGGCGCGGGATGGCGCTCGACGCCGAGGCCACGGTCGACTACGTCTACAGCGAGACGCTCGCCAACGTGATCAAGCGCTTCCCGGCCGAACTGGCCGGGCCCCTGCGCGCGATGCTCGACGGCGACGCGCTCAGGAGCGCGATGCGCGCCGACCTGCGCCGCCACGCCGACGCCGACTGGCTGCGATGACGGCGACGGCGACGGCGATCGCGGCCGCTGCCGGCGGCGAGCCGCCGCCGCCGCGACAACCGCACCCGGCCGGCGCCGGCAGGACCGTGACCGGGATCGACACCTCGGCCGTCTCCGGCGGCGCGCCGTCGTCGGTCACCGCGACGACGATGGCATCGGGTCCGTCGTAGTCGCCGTCGGCCGTGTACGTCACCGTGCCGTCGGCCGCCACCTCGGCGTCACCGTGCGCGGGAGGCGTGGCGATCGCGAACGTGTGCGAGTCGCCGGGATCGGCGTCGTTCGGCTCCACCACGGTGTCGGCCGTCTCGCCCGCGACGACCTCGATCGCGACGGCCGTCGGCGCCGGCGGGAAATTGCACACCGGCTCCGGCAAGTCGACCCCCGCGGTCTGCTCGATCCACTCGACCACCGCGTCGGCGCGCACGTAGATGCCGCCCTGACCGCACGGCTGGTCGCCGATCGGCAGCCCGCGCGACGTC
Protein-coding sequences here:
- a CDS encoding phosphoenolpyruvate carboxylase, whose amino-acid sequence is MRTSPRPTACSPTSRSPNRSGSPKSAARLWHNPRVALHDDVRWLGAALGDAIRRLAGEDVYRAVEALRVACRARRRHEPDAPSLDALRAEVDAMPLSLAAQVARAFGVYFLLINTAEQVDRARRRRAHQRRHHAEPPQPGSVHWAIEELARRGKTAADVADALARLDVRPVLTAHPTEATRRTLLGLQARVASLLLDRDDASDVERASIERDLEAEIELLWLTSAVRADRPQVADEIGTVSWYLEDRFFAAAGRVVGRVEEAYEAVFGRPLGDVRPLRFGSWVGGDRDGNPFVTPEVTVAASRRNAWALLGRYVDAVDDLIERLSLSSRVAGPFSELRASLVRDREDLPDVWEANRRRDRDEPIRLKLSFMRARLEATRAAIAARYAGREPVDLAATYPDAAAFERDIRIVEAALAEAGATRSIRAHIRPLLRRLRIFGFHGYLLDVREDAAVHTAAVDAIASATGTDLSTTDALTGELLSRRPLVGPNVPLDAATRRTIDVFRAIDRIQDEVDPDAAQTYIVSMTRGADDLLRVLLLAREVGLVDLAGDPPRSHIDVVPLFETRADLVAAPAIVRALFDNRAYARQLAARGRRQEIMIGYSDSAKDAGILPAAWSLYRAQTALADLCRDAGVALTLFHGQGGTVGRGGGSPVYRALTALPPATVDGRIKITEQGEVISQKYGLPPIARRSLEVVITGTLMTSFDDWRTRVEPGEVDRFFATMERLAELALPVFRARVHDDPLLFELFNRCTPVKELANVHFGSRPAYRERGAGTMKGIRAIPWVFGWTQIRLMLPGWLGVGTALAEVAAEPGGLDLLRRMARTWPFFDDLLAKIEMVCAKADPDIARLYVAALGGDPRFDALLDDLIAEYRRTVDALLAIRQTDHLLSDQPQLRVALALRDPYIDPLSLLQISLLSRKRAAAADSADLAMIDLALSSTLNGIAQGLKNTG